A DNA window from Bombus vancouverensis nearcticus chromosome 6, iyBomVanc1_principal, whole genome shotgun sequence contains the following coding sequences:
- the LOC117159816 gene encoding uncharacterized protein LOC117159816 — MLKILKEYKVTFFLFLPISFLFAIDGSAILKELGEKQYQMIKAKSSLSQHGICWQTVINAIKVSCDKLNDQEHALIALKLTNCFLDDSGHKTYDCHLIDAENQRRKCINNMSDRAFSVYNEFYVHTTHMCFYLNYEAWRAETDNTIKQLYQVSTRMREQLLEASEIQGNMLESQKQSLQMQNKLLSHGKELGSVLKSSSESVNNLVRDFKESAKDQRELLFQIFSYVRTFQNWIVGEVSWFQSIIYYTISCILSAAFSSSKRTADARITLFTILSLNVIVERMLVQYYDNVYHSIDNKDSLVSTTWMYRKIALTLCAITLICTYYYYRDEQVENYKALKRIEHQLSTIQETTSISTKHPVRYCTRLSVKRLQAQANRQTSTEALL, encoded by the exons atgttaaaaatattaaaggaaTATAAAGTGACTTTTTTTCTGTTCCTTcctatttctttcttatttgcAATTGATGGAAGTGCAATATTGAAAGAATTAGGAGAAAAACAGTACCAAATGATTAAag CAAAATCTTCCTTATCGCAACATGGGATTTGTTGGCAGACTGTTATCAATGCAATAAAAGTTAGTTGTGATAAATTAAACGATCAAGAGCATGCTCTTATTGCTTTAAAATTGACAAATTGTTTTTTAGACGACTCTGGACATAAAACTTATGATTGTCATCTTATTGATGCAGAAAATCAACGccg TAAGTGCATTAATAATATGTCAGATAGGGCATTTAGTgtgtataatgaattttatgtgCACACTACACACatgtgtttttatttaaattatgaaGCTTGGCGAGCTGAAACTGACAATACCATTAAACA aTTATACCAAGTTTCCACTCGGATGAGGGAACAATTGTTAGAAGCTTCGGAAATACAAGGAAACATGCTTGAAAGTCAAAAGCAGAGTCTACAAATGCAAAACAAGCTTTTATCTCATGGAAAAGAACTTGGTTCTGTATTAAAGTCTTCTTCTGAAAGTGTTAACAACCTGGTTAGAGATTTTAA AGAATCAGCAAAAGATCAAAGAGAATTATTGTTCCAAATCTTTTCATATGTTCGCACATTTCAAAATTGGATTGTTGGAGAAGTCTCTTGGTTTCAGTCCATTATATATTACACAATCAGTTGTATTTTGTCTGCAGCGTTTAGTTCTTCTAAGAGAACTGCGGATGCTAGAATCACTCTCTTCACAATCCTAAGTTTAAACGTTATTGTAGAACGAATGTTAGTTCAATATTATGATAATGTGTATCATTCCATTGACAATAAG gACAGCTTAGTGAGTACAACATGGATGTATAGAAAAATAGCTCTCACTCTTTGTGCTATTACATTAATttgtacatattattattacagaGATGAAcaagtagaaaattataaagcGTTAAAACGCATTGAACATCAGTTAAGTACCATACAAGAAACTACATCTATTTCTACAAAACATCCAGTCC GTTATTGTACACGATTAAGTGTCAAACGTTTGCAAGCACAGGCAAATAGACAGACTAGTACAGAAGCTCTTTTGTAG
- the LOC117159818 gene encoding small ribosomal subunit protein mS37, with protein sequence MKLSSIYLKRSPRAAQNVNKVPFSEVMPLKLKNRVCGGTMKTLEDKCLYEMTLLFGCWKENDFEKGTCDKEIKNLYECYNKYMTSAATHKEQQRIEIPAPNAKNLTSKQVTYLLRMYPTV encoded by the exons ATGAAACTAAGCTCAATATATTTGAAACGTAGTCCAAGAGCGGctcaaaatgtaaataaagtgCCGTTTAGCGAAGTGATgcctttaaaattaaaaaatagagtTTGTGGGGGCACAATGAAAACTCTtg AGGATAAATGTTTATATGAAATGACATTACTATTTGGATGTTGGAAAGAAAATGATTTTGAAAAAGGCACGTGTGACAAAGAAATTAAAAACTTGTATGAATGTTATAACAAATATATGACAAGTGCTGCTACACACAAGGAACAACAAAGAATTGAAATTCCTGCTCCTAATGCTAAAAATCTTACAAGTAAACAGGTTACATACCTTTTACGTATGTATCCAACTGTTtaa